DNA from Leptospira langatensis:
GTGAGCGTATTCGTCGTCCGGTTTCTTATTTCGGAATGCATCTATCGCATTTTTATAAAGTTCATTTAAGATAGCCTTTTTCCAATTCGTGAGCACATTGCTGCCGACGGACTTTGTATCTATAATAGTAAGGACGTATAGAAGTTTTAACCTCTCCGCATTAGCGACAGTCCTCGCAAAATTTCGGATCAAAACCTTGTCCGAAATATCTCTCTTGGAAGAAAGCTCCGACATGAGAATATGCTTCTCGACTAAGAATCTGAACAGGTCCGTATCCTCTTCCGAAAGGCCCAAACGAGAACCCACAGATACCGCGAGCTCCGCTCCATATTCGGAATGATCTCCTTCCTTTACCTTCCCCGCATCATGAAGAAGAATGGCAAGAGCAAGGATCTCGGTCTTAGTGCATTCTTCGTAAACTTGAGCGATATCCTTGTCTTCGAATTCGTTCTTATCCAAGCGATCCAATTCGTATAGGATGAGAAGAGTATGTTCGTCTACGGTAAACTCATGATGATAACTGAATAACGGGAAGTTTGTGCAGGCCCCAAACTCGGGAAGAAGAGCACCGAGCACCTGGCATTCATGCATTAATTTTAATATTTTTCCCCTATCCTTAGGGTTACGAAGAATGTTCAAAAATTCCCCGTTTACCTCCGCAGAATAACGGAAGTCATCATCCAGAAAATGGGAAGCGAATCGGATCTCGCTCAGAAGACTTCCCGAGATCCGGAAACCGGTCTCCTGTATCATTCTAAAGGTAAGAAGGATATCCTTATAGATCGTATGGGGATCCGCGAATAGATTTCCTTCGACAGGAGGAAATACCGTATTCTCTATCCGATTGAAACGAACCCCTTCATAAACGAGATCGTGACCACGATCGGATTTTCTGGACTCTATTATAGAATCCAAATATAAGCGGATCGTAAAGAACACGTTTTTCTGATGGCTGTAGAGAATGTTCATGAACTTCTCTACGGTCTGGAGTTCTTCTTTCTTGCCGAAGCCGAGGTATTCCGCGACCTCAGGTTGCAAATTCAGATCCAATCTGTCGTTCTTTCTGCCCGAGATCACATGCAATGCGATCCGCGTTCTTACCAGAAAATCATATGCTTCTTCCAAGGCTTGGACGTCCCCGTTCTTAAATACGGGAAGATGGGCCAGTGCACCCAAGGATTGGATGGGGCTTGTGGACTTCTCCTTCCAATATACGTACTGGATGTCCCTGAGTCCGCAGATATCCGTCTTCAGATTGGGTTCCGAAAGAAGGATAGGCCTTCCTTCTCGAAGAAATCTTTCGGAGAGTTGGCTTTCTTTTGCCTCGTTGTACCTTGTGGCGTACTTTGCAGGGAGCTTGTCCAAGAAATCGGTTTGGTATTTCTTAAATAACTCTCTGGAGCCTGTGAGAAATCGACTGTCCAGAATGGCATGATAACTGGACATATCGTCCAGATAACGAAAGGACTCTTTGATAGTACGGCAAGTATGACCGACTTCCTTTCCGGAATCGTAAAAGAAGGTATTTATGGAAGAAATGATCTCGGAAAGCTTCGCATCCGGAACTCCATTATGCAGATATAATATATCCACGTCGGAGTGAGGAGCCATCTCCATTCTTCCATAACCGCCTAACGCTACAATGGCGATCTCTTCTCCCTTTTTCAGGATACCCGAGACCTTTTCGTAGCGATTCCTAAGAAATGAATCTATGATAAAGGTAAGTTGCCTGGAAACCAATCGGCCGGAAACGGTTCGGCTCTTTTCCAAAAGCCTTTGGAAACTATAGGAAATATCTAATTCTAAAGGCATACTCTAC
Protein-coding regions in this window:
- a CDS encoding HD domain-containing protein; the protein is MPLELDISYSFQRLLEKSRTVSGRLVSRQLTFIIDSFLRNRYEKVSGILKKGEEIAIVALGGYGRMEMAPHSDVDILYLHNGVPDAKLSEIISSINTFFYDSGKEVGHTCRTIKESFRYLDDMSSYHAILDSRFLTGSRELFKKYQTDFLDKLPAKYATRYNEAKESQLSERFLREGRPILLSEPNLKTDICGLRDIQYVYWKEKSTSPIQSLGALAHLPVFKNGDVQALEEAYDFLVRTRIALHVISGRKNDRLDLNLQPEVAEYLGFGKKEELQTVEKFMNILYSHQKNVFFTIRLYLDSIIESRKSDRGHDLVYEGVRFNRIENTVFPPVEGNLFADPHTIYKDILLTFRMIQETGFRISGSLLSEIRFASHFLDDDFRYSAEVNGEFLNILRNPKDRGKILKLMHECQVLGALLPEFGACTNFPLFSYHHEFTVDEHTLLILYELDRLDKNEFEDKDIAQVYEECTKTEILALAILLHDAGKVKEGDHSEYGAELAVSVGSRLGLSEEDTDLFRFLVEKHILMSELSSKRDISDKVLIRNFARTVANAERLKLLYVLTIIDTKSVGSNVLTNWKKAILNELYKNAIDAFRNKKPDDEYAHGEEERLALCKDLVAYLTEKEGQDAKIAKSIASFAYSVIPASFLKTVSNRKILKHFKAIAILSQEEGNDLLFDSEQDPAFVTVEVVSRNIPEILLDLCCSVSSEGLSLVGMQSYAHGEFHIHILQITDSQGSGNIPAEKISRMEGKLRLMASGELQRDKIAFERTEWNPRKTIPESIVNRSVRFSNEDLTDTTIMEVRMPDMVGLVYRILRKVFDFGLKVSYLRVSTSADYAYDSFYLQTAEGEQVKDPELLRSLEARILRIQPVERMTGELVF